The genomic DNA TTCAAACACACCACCTGCAGACAGAGGAGATCAAGGAGTCATATCACAAAGGAGTGAAGTTATCTATGATAAAGCACTTGTTTGAGAGAAGCTAACATTCACATCGTAAAATAACTATAACAAATATTGCTTTCAAAGTATAGTAATTTGGGTGTTTAATATGCAACCCTTATCAGACAGAATTTGCCCTTGACTATAAGGTAAACTAAATAGTCTCTTCACCTTGACAATGTGCAGCTTAGGAAGCAGGTTGCAGTCTGCCAGAGTGAGGTCTTGACCGTCGAGGAAGGGGCGTGAAGAGGATGTGACCTCATCTGCGCTGTTCTCATCAATTTCGTCAGGAAGTGGAGAGCCAAGGTAGTCGTCTAACTTCTTCAGCGCCTTCAGTAGGCCTTTCTCGAGATCTGACAGAGACGGAGACAGAGATGTGAAAGAGTAAGACACCGAAAGGGGGGGTATTTTACCCAAAGGGCCAGGCAAGAATAAACCTACTAAAACCTGACAGGATTGACTTGGCAACTCATTGTTCATATTGTAAGGTTTAATCACAGGTTTGTCAGATATGGTTAACCACACCACACATGGTTTTCACACTTGTTTCCCCCTCCCTGGCTTTGAACGTGTAGTGACACTTCACTTACTATCATTCAGACCAGGGTTGGAGTTCTTGACGTAGGCAGAGAACTTGGCAAAGACGTCCACACCGGCGCCGTTAGATTCTGGGTTGTGGGCTGCTAGCCGGGGGTACCTGAGATGGGATGGGGGTATTGACAAAGATTGGGGAGAAGGGAATCatgggtaatcatgttggtcaTGGTCAATGCATGAATGATTAAATGACTAAATGACAGAATGACTGAATGGAGTAGTGTACTTTGGGGGGCAGAGGTTGTCCTCCAGGAACTCCTCGATCTTGTTGGTGTCGGTCTTCACCTCCGTCCCATACAGCAGGAAGGGCGGCTGAGCACCGGGGGCCAGGTCTTTCAGGATCTCTGGCTTTCTGCACACAGCAGAGAGGGCATTGAGAACAGATGTCTTAATGTCTGAGGATGCAAAAGCAGCTTGCAAGATACACCAACTGACCAAATCATCAGTGCTACACTTTGTTGACTGACATTGACCTCTTCCCTGCATAATATTATTTCTGGCTTGACTAAACAATACATATTGTAGATTCCAGTATGACTGACAATCACAGAATATTTGGTTTCACCAAACACCTCTTCGCCGCTTTTGTGGGCCAATAATATATGTATGCTCAAGACATGGATGCAGATGTTAATACTCAGCTACAGACTAATGAAGGTTGTGTGTCCATATAGcgttttatttttctgtgttttatttttttataagaTGAGAGTGCCTAAAGATAAAAGCACTGCACCCAGTATCTTGATTCCGAGTGCTCTGCCTTTTTTGGTGCGGCTGCTCCCAGTGCTTCCGGCTAAAAAACTTTTCTGAAAGGCACTTGCATCATCACAAAGGGACAATGCTAATCTATCATACAATGACGGTGGTAATTGGTTGTCAAGATGTTATGtcatagaaacaaacaaaccagccATCTCCAGCATTCTCCTACCAGCAAATTTCAGCTATAGAAAAACGCTATATGGACACATGTCCTATAAAAAACTGTCAAATAAGTCAAACAAGCTACCCTGACAACAGCTGACTTGAGGGATGAAGGCTACTACAAAGCGAGATTACTGGCTTATCCAGGTAGCTTCAAGAGTGACCACTTTTCTCAAAAGAACGCATCACATTTGAAACAATACTCAGTGCAGTATTCTTTAGAGATCAGTGGCTACTCCTGAAGTTGCCAGCATAAGCCAGTACCTTCCTTTTGTAGTGCACCACTCTGGGTCAGCCACTGCTCTTCACTGGCCAGTCACTGACTGTATGCCTAtgtgttactgtgtgctgaCCTCCTCATGTCTACGGTGGTGACGTTGAAGGTGACCCCTTTCAGCCACAGCACCATGAAGAGTCGCTGGGAGAATGGACAGTTGCCGATGCTCTGGCCATCGCTGCCAGCCTGGAGAGCAGAGAGGTATTGACATCTACAGTATTGGTAAAGTGGAGCCAAGCCATTGGCAAAAAGAAATTTGCTTTGAACAACACGTAAACATACTCCTCAGTGAGCACAACCCTGTTAGAGTAAAGTCAACAGTTCGGTTTCACCGTGGTACAGAATATCAAATCTCAAGGTTGCTGATGTTTGAGCacagcagccaatcaaattacataCTTTCCCTCCACACTCCTGACACCTTGTTGATTGGCTGGGTTTGTTATGTTCGTTTACCATTTACAGAGCACTGAAATGACCATGAATTACAGATTGTAGCCTACCTTTAACAGTTATGTGAAAGTTGAATTTCAGAAATACTCAACACATTTGTATGCCTAACTTACATAATGAAATCAGACCAAGTTATTCTACATAATTTAGATTCATTACTCATCTAATTAGATGGACCTTGAGCTTTCTATTTGTCTAATGGCCTTGGTGTTCTAAAGCAGACGTTGCCCATGTCTTAATGCGATTAATTTAGGGGCGCGTCTCTATTTTTTTAGAGGCCACCTAGACTAGTTGGGGGTTGTGTCCGTTTCCTCCCTGCTGAACCGTAGCAGGAGCAGGTTGGGCCATATGGCAGGAGACCGGAAATCAGGGTGTAGAGGCGAATCGCGACAAAGAAGCTTTATGTGTTAAGAAAATGattcaaaaatataatttttcagACAGTGGACTTTGGACGCCGGAACTATATATTTCGCTTTTCCACGCGAACGACAACGCCCAAGCCATAAGATACTATAAATAGACTACAAAATCCATCTGAACTTCTGGCAAGGCATATCCAGCCTGTAAATACATCAAATAAacacaatgcaaacacaaagacactggTCCTCATACCACAGAAAAGACTCTGAGTCAAAGCGACCCGAAGTCACCGTGTGGAACAGTTTAAACATGTCAATGTGTTCAAAAGATGTATGCAACATCCCGATAATGTGAAGATAACTTATCATGTTTATAAAACGCCAAGGTAAACAGACTAATCTCACAACACTGTATGCCTAACTGATCAACAGTCACATCTTCATCCACCATGCTACCATGACGTAATCTTGGCAGTGGTAATTAACAAGTTACAAAGTAATGGCCGCCATATCAACTTAGGCTACAGTTTTCGACTTCAATTTGTCATGCTTCTTACCTTCACAAAGAGTTCAACTTGAGGTTGGTCGTCGCTCATGGTGTCTCGTCACACTTTTACGCAACTTTGGGAAAAGGCAGAACAGTATTCTTATTAGAGTTGTAGTGCGGTAACAGTATTTCCATAAAACAGTCCGAGCAGAAAGGGAACACTACACAGAGATGCACCCTGTTCATTTGACAGTCTTTGACAGTGAAAAAACGCTTCACCTACCCTTAGGCGGGGATAAGGGTGTGCTGTGCAATCTTCCGCAATGTGCAGCAGCAAGACAATAGGCAAAAGAGAAAGCAACGACAGACAGATGAAAGGCAACAACGTGACAATACGTCCAAATTTGCGCCTGGAGGGATTTTAGAAGATGATCGGCTGAATTCGTCGTAATACGCCTTATTTAGCccatttccctccctctcacaaATTCAGCAGAAGCAACAGTCATTCCCCCATTTCCTGTCGCGCCGAGCGAGCGAGGGCCCTACGCAAGCTCAGTGATGCACACAAAAGCCTAATTGAATTCCGAGTTAGATTTAATTAAGCTACAGGCCTAAACATAGCCTTCACTAAGCCAAGTAAGTGAATATACGTGAAATGACACTGTAAACGACCATTAATAACGTATAGTGCCGTGTATAGTGTTGTatgtttagagtaatataaattaaattaggtttagagtaatataaattaaatatgggcagaataggctaaatatggctatgtaatttgaacaatgtatgaacaacatttACAGATACAGTAGCAGTAACAATAtaatagtagtaagaataatatagatacatgcagtgtattaacagaattaAGAAAAATAGAATAAATGTGGATATTCAGTATAACCATATAGATATGTACACTAGTATGTagggtagactgagtacagttgagacatgtGTACAGTTGAGATACCTTAAATATCTTGCTTGCACAGCAAGTCCAAGTTGTGATTTTTGCTATGCACATGCGTATTAGTGCCCTCTTTGATCATGGAAAATTTGAACGACACAAGTATCTCCCATCCaaggatatcggcaaatgtttgttttccaaagtaagaatttcacttcaccatgcaccttcgacaatgaatagctcattacacttatgttactgttaaacgtaactAGTataattacaaacattattctgtgtcctaaaaactggcatattttatagcattgtgtcatgtaaggttgcaaaatctagagaaatgtgtgaggtggtcagcgggggacaattgagacacacattggattgtgttattacttgaacattccatttgtagGCTATACGCCATATCTGTTCCTGTGTCACATTTTGTTCATGATGTACTCCTTTTAACCAACgctaatttaaatgaaatgaatgacttggtgggtgtctcaactgtatCTATAGGGTAGTTGAGACACAGTCAAGACAAAAAATGCACCTTATGTTTTTTATGAGCtaattgtggaaaatataaACTACTTATGGGTATTATTGATTGATACTATTTTAGTCTACAAGCTAAGGAAATGGCATGTGGAATGTCGTGTGGAAAACCACTTCTTTTcagtatctattttttgtttgattttgtgtgggcaaaaagtgtctcaactgtactcagtctaccacagctatgtgcagtgtggtaacaataccattgtagtgcagaaacagtaacattataagagtagtaagaattagtgtatgtgcaggatgaatagtatggagagcagtagaaaattagcctgacgagccagacccacattaaaatgtagggtcggttgtctttcaaactctctctgcacgcaataggacagcgctatcagtcccatgcgttttcccaccagcagagctagttggctagttcaaacttttgccaacttaaaagcttaactcgtgtcacactgttcgccaacagcaacatccatcttctttgttttcaagtagcagggaattcaagccaaaccgttgcaactctgccatcaatcattatgttaagctgccactagggtgtgtctagatttctaggctagtagaAAATGGCTATTTATAAGAGTAATTACAGATTATTACAGATTATGTGCATTTGTATAAATAGAACaaatgggtgggatagggtacaATTGTCGGGGACAAACTTGTCCCTGTCATgtttgccatggtcgtggacacctgaacaggcacaggcaagaaGCATCGGGTGGGGGGgcttggttggttgtcactggGATGTAGAGctagttcagtagggtgacaagaagcttcctctgaaccttaCCAACAGATCTGGCTTTTATAGCCTACAAGTAATGTGATATAATGCCTTGAACGTAtatatctttatttatatatatcttATATATCTTTATTTTCATTGATCATTTAATTCAGTGAAATCATACAGCGCCTTCTTCTTGTGTTAAGCCTACTGTAGGCCCTAGATGGCGCCATAGTTCTGCAGTTGTCAACTGGGTGGGGCTTCTCTGAGTCCATTATTTTAAAGTTTGCAGTAGCTATTTAACTTTAGTCTACACACTTCAGTGTCAGGTCTTCATGGTGACGTATTGAAAACGCAAAACCACAAGGCATGGCGAAAACAAATTTAGTGTAGGCTAGTGTCCCACACAGTTACACGGTCGTATGAACATTTTAAAAGCCCTCAGCTGTTGCCCTCTTGAATCATGCTTCATAATGGCAGTCTATATATTGCCAAAATAAAATGAAGAGTAATCTTTAGAAAcggcatagcatagcatcaacaTTAGTGCACTCAGCTTTAAATGATCCAGTAAGCATCTTGCTGCTAATGGAATAAGTAAATCTTTACTAAAAATCAGTGAAATTACATTCAGCGTAGGAGtaaaagttggcaaaagttGTTTTAAAGGTCTGGTGTGATTATTGTTTCATCTAAAGAAATATCAAGATTTGTCCCAAGCAGGTTAGTCTTATATTGAACAATAAAAGAACCAATATATTTTTGATTTTGGATGGGGTCATTAATACAGTAAATTTTAACAAAGTTACAGTAATACTTTTAGTTCAAACAAAATTAATGTGGGTAACAACAGTCCAAGTGAGCATCTACAGCTTTATATTTGTAATATAATTCAGTATTTCACTCTTGGTTGGGCCGGATTTGTTGTCAtggtcattttcaaaactctgcatTGGTATCAGAGTGTTGTTTGATGATATCCCTTTATACCCACTTATtagcaaacaagtacaaatcatCTACTGACATCATATCCTGCTTGTTCTCTCTTGAAACATCCTACTTACAAGTCAGTTTTTTTGGCCTCTGCCTTTCTGACAaaggtttgtagtgctaggtttaattAATCTATCACAGAAATTGCTAAATACAAATTGTTGAAAACAGCTTCATGTGAATATATTTTCTTTCTAATTTTTCCCTTCCTACCCAAAACCTCTGGGGGGAcatatgaaacctgctggcagGACTGATCTGGCTCCTgagccttatgtttgacacccctgatcTAAAGGAATCTATCTGAGCCAGTGAGCCATGGCCACTAGGGCGGCGCTAAGAGTCAAGGAAAACAGTGGTGTGTGAAGGGCACTTGCTCCATTGCACAGGTCCGTGGAGCAGCAGCTGAAGGAGGAGGTGAAGCCGGCTCCCAGGATGGTGCCTGTGATGGTCTGATTGCACAGGTCAGCATCGAGACACCCGCGTGTGTGGAGCTTCAGGAATCCTGTGGCATTGAACtctaaagggagagagagagagagagttagagagagacagatgcttTTTCAGAGTCCAGTGTACACAATTAATTTAGACAGTGGGTGTAGTTTATatggtaggctactgtatgtaacTTTTTAATAGTTTACGTGGTACAAATACAAGTATTCTAGTAAATAAATTCTAAAATACTTGTATTCTATTCTAGAATACAATGATTCTAGTTTGCCATCTTTAATGGAACATGATTTAATAGTTTTACAGGCACACATGTAAATTGAAGTAATGAGCTGGGAGAGATAGGTTGTCAACGTCAGTTTGTGGGGACATCCCAGATTTGTGCTGACTAGGTCATGCTTACGTGCTTCTCCAGTGTAGCAGTTGGGTGAAGACTCATGACAGTTCACCTGATCTGGAAAGAGACATCTCCCCAAAACCCCAATACTGCACTGCTCACATTGCAAGGCTTCAGCtagggaggaagaaaggaatggagagagatgagatggtgttctataaaaaaaaatatatccttGTGTGTTTCACTGGTAGCGAAGAGGCGCAAAGCAAACAATTAACTCCCTAATGAACACATACTGCCACATCAAAGCAAAACTCAACTGTTAATATACCGCAGTGCAATCATATTTAGTTTGCCATTGTTACATACAGCCTGtgtaaatattaatttatttactaAATGCAAATTATGAtccttgatgatgatgattatgatgctTTGACAAATAGTTTGAATTAGATAATTATTCTTGTGGTTCCTGATCCAAATGCAACTGATTCAAACGTGTGGTATTGTTTGTGCTGATCAAGCTAATCAAAACAGATATTGATGAGTTCAGTCAGATATGCAGAGCAACCAGAAATGGAAACCATGTAGAAATGGGTCCGGGAAGGGATATGAAAAGCCACTGTTACTGTAAaacaacattacattacaacacacTGACTGGCTTTTCACCAATTCCAGGCAAATTCCATTAGCCCAGTACTTTGTGAAATTGAATCTCATACGAAACTGAAGTGTAGAGCCACAGGCCTGTGCCTTTGATGGATGAGTAATGATGACTGTTTCTTAATCTGATAATTTTATATCATATGTTATAATAACACAGAGAAATATGAGTGGATATCCACACACTGTATATATTTGACATGTATGTAAATGCATTTGTTACCAAAAtcgttttttgaaaataaacGTTTACTAAAATAGTCGTACACTTAATGGTAATGGTAATTCTACTTTCAACATTTGTTGGTAATCAATAATAATAGAATACAGAGGCCATtgtgaaataataaataatatgatACACTAACATAGTCTTTCAGTTACAACCGGCCCTTTGAGGCCAACCATAATTATgatgaaaatgagtttgacatCCCTGTTCTAATATAAGTAATGCGATGTTTGATGTTAAAATTCAACCTTGTTGGGATGTCTCCTTTGGAAGTCCAAAGGAGAAATTTTGTCAATAGAATGTAGAAATAGGAGATCCAAAAACCCACTTTTAGCTCAGTTCGATCATTACAGGAGAAACTAAGAAGTCCATGAGATCTTTTTTATAGATTGTCTTTTCTCATGGAAAGCCAAGAGTTGGCTCATATCTGGATCTGGTCTGGCTCTGGTTTAAATGTCAGCTGATCTTTGTGATACGCAATATTTCCTGAAACTCTATAACCAAGAGACAAGGCCGGTGAGAATGAGGAACGAGGATGCAGTCCGTCTTTTGTCAATGACCCTTTGTTCTTGGAGAACTGTTTTCGGTAAATTAGAACAAGGGCATGTGCCCTTGGAAACAGAAGGAGAGACTACAAAACAATAAGACTATGGATGTCACAAGTTTTCATTTGGCcgtagcaagtgtgtgtgtggtggtggtgggtctGTCAATTGATAACCTATAATAAGCATTTAGCAATTCCAGGAGTCAACTTTTGTGTGTCTTCCTACTTGATCAAATAGGTATAATTACTAACGGTTGATGTTTTGCACATGTATAATACCCCCTGCCCATCTCCCCCCACCCTAGTTTCAGAAGGCTTGCTATGGCAGTATATTACATATTTTACAAGCTTTTCATTGATTCGGTATGAGTGTCTGTTTTGCATAACATCACTCGTAGCTGCATTATCCCACATGCAGCACTCACAGGTCTGAGGGATCTGTTcagttctaccagaaagactcagtaggcctagacagaatagaatcagttaacgatttaattagtaaaggaacagcttggatacaagcatgatagagtcctgaataggtaacagtcttcggcgtaggccccgtctcggatccgtccagcgatgagcggatctcgtctcctgccgatggatgaaggcaggggagGGGAGCCTACCCCCCCACGACGAGACGGGGACCaggtggctggaggggaggtggaggggacgtCAAAGTCGACATACTGAGAAGcaaaagcagtgttaggtggaacatatttaaagagcccactgaattcctataggctagcgctgattgaatgagtgaatgatcagattgcagggctttcccgaaaagtaggcaaagctaagattggctccatgtaagcatgggaggagtaaaggctacactacgagtcttcctagaaCTTTTGCTGAAGCTATCATCTCGCATCAAAGCTCTTCTTTTCAGCCAATGCAGATAACctgtagggtaggctatgtcCAACACCTGTGGCACTGACCAAGGAAGCGGTACACTGCCTCAAATGATCCGGCAGGTGCTCTTAAGTAGGGCAGGTAATAAGTGCAAAAAAGAGATCCCAGAAGTAATGTTGCATGCAGACAAGGCTCCATCTTCATGTGGAAAATGCATTTTAAATTTGAGTCCATTggcaaacaaaaatacaaacgTGGCTCAACTCCAGGTCTTCATCAGGGTtaccttttgttttactttgccAGATGTGCCTGATAAAATGATGAAAATGCCCCACAGCACCTAATCATTCAAGCCATATTACCAGACCTCTCAAATTATTCTGTACTTCTTACACTACCTGGTCACTCAATCCATACTGCACTTATATTATCTGATCAAATCACTCCCTTCAGAGTCTACAGTAAGCTCTCAACTCAACAATCAAAGTCTGCCACTGCATTCGTTTCCACATAATGTCAGCATGCACTACTGTTTCAGTTCACACCATCTCAGTGGCATTTTAATGGGCTTACCTGCGCTGATGAATATCACTATGGCAACAGCCAACCACATAGTTGTCCTCATGGTGTTTGTTGAAGAGGAAAATAGATGTTATTAAATCAGGTGCAAACTAAATTAGCAGGGGAAAATGCTTCTGTGTCAGTCAGCTTGACAACATAATACCACAGTGAATGGTAGCATGATGACACCTGGGAGTTTCTCTGTGAATTTCCTATGACAAGAGGAATGGTGTTGGACAGGTTCCTTGATATTTCTCCAAGGCTTGAGGGGAATTTCTCAATACTGACGTGATAGACCTTATCTTTGTCTCTTTTTTATCTGGGTTGGTGTCTCTATGAAGTGTATGTTGAAACCATTCCCATTTGTAAAGTATAATAAAGTAATGTTTATAATACAATGTGTATATGTTGCCATGTAAagtgaccttgggtttgagaaaggggCTATGTAAATAAAGTTGTGATATGATTacctgtattattattatttttttaatcttcatATACAACAAACAACAGACACATAACAACCCACAACCCACCCACATCGCACCATTactggaaagaaaaaaaaaaccagacagcaaaaaaaaaaaaaaaaaaagggaggtATATATCAAAATCACACATCACATTATGGGGGACGTTCACATTATACAATGTCATTAGAGTCCATCTGTTCAACCAATGTAAGAACAGGTTGCCAGATATTACTGAATTTAATATTATTACCctgtaaataataacaaatttGTTCAAGTGTTAAATAGTGCATAACATCGTTAATCCAGTGTTTAAATACAGGTGGAGACTTATCCTTccattttaataaaataatgcGTCTAGCCAAGAGAGTTGTAAATGCAATCACTGTTTTATCCCATTTACCTATGCCAACTTCTTGTGGTACTActccaaaaatggcaatgaCCGGTGATGGGTCAATATGAGTATGCAATGCTTTGGAAAGAAAAGCAAAAATCAACTCCCAAAACTCAGACATTaactcatttagcagatgcttttatccaaagcaacctAAAGAATGAGAAATAATCAAGCTATAGTGCAGAGGAGACCGTAGGAATTATTACTGTTTCAGTCAATACTATTTGTTAGTGGATAAGCCATTAtaagtactagtcaaagtgtGGTAAGTTAGTTAATGTGGTTGCCATTATTTTTGGTATTTGCTAGTCAAATGTGAACAGAAAAAGGGTATATATGGTTGAATGAATGCAAGGAGtaagttaaagctgcagttggcaagtctgacggattgaggggacttagccaaaatgttgaatgtttacaactgtCATGCCCCTCCCCACTACCACCCTGCAGcatctcatcgagtttgtgctcatcagtgtgcaccagactgcaccagactgtgattgacagtcagatctcacacagccctgctctgattggaccagaagaaccgagagctgtggatttttgcaaaacaaata from Alosa alosa isolate M-15738 ecotype Scorff River chromosome 20, AALO_Geno_1.1, whole genome shotgun sequence includes the following:
- the clic1 gene encoding chloride intracellular channel protein 1, with translation MSDDQPQVELFVKAGSDGQSIGNCPFSQRLFMVLWLKGVTFNVTTVDMRRKPEILKDLAPGAQPPFLLYGTEVKTDTNKIEEFLEDNLCPPKYPRLAAHNPESNGAGVDVFAKFSAYVKNSNPGLNDNLEKGLLKALKKLDDYLGSPLPDEIDENSADEVTSSSRPFLDGQDLTLADCNLLPKLHIVKVVCLKYRNFSIPRSLANLWRYLDAAYAREEFSSTCPTDPEIHFAYASVAKALK